The sequence CTATAACGGGTTAAATCGCTCCAGGGGTTAACTGCGCCATCAAACATAGGTTGCTTCATATGCTGCCAGTCATAATCGAGAGCGGCATAACTCAAGTCAAAACCCAGAGTCCAATGTTTATTTAGAGGTTGCTTGAATTTGGCATCGAAGAGCCAGGTATCACGTTGAAGCGTTTGCTCTCCAGCTCCGACATCTGCTTCACCAGTTGAGATTTTAGAGGCGCTGATACTAAATGGAGAGTATTGCTTAGCGCTTTCATCTGCAGCTAAGGCCATAGACGTTAAAAAACATACAAAAAAATAAACTGAACCCAAGAAAGATTGTTTAATCATGCTAATCCCTTTAGCTGACAGCTGTTACTGTCGACGTTAAATATCCTGAATTGACTTAATTCACTGCGAACAAGATTAGTATTACTGATGATCGGAGCGATAAGCTCTTAAAAACATGCTAATGCACCCTGTTAAATAGCTAACACGTCCCTCGACCAGATTATCTGCGTTCAACCCTAACTCTAACTTTAACCTCATCTCACCGTACATCATCAGACAGAGGCGAACGGCGCAGCTTCGACAATCGTCAAATTGGTAAACACCTAACTTCTGCACATCTTCAAAATAGCCGGTCAATAAGCTAAGTAAGTGTTGAGGACCAGCATCGAAAAAAAGTGCCGATATACCTGGATGGGTCTCAGACTGAGCCACACAGGTGGTAAATACTGTCAGCGCTTCAGGGCTGACAATCAACTCACCGAAATACTCGGCAAAGCAGCTCAGGGCTAATTCTGGCTGACTGGGATCGGTAAACACATCTTCAGCCAAGCGCTGAACCACACACCGTGACTCTATTGATGCGACAAACAACTCATCTTTGCTACCAAAGTGAGAATACACCGTCTGCTTCGAGACACCGGCTAACTTTGCAACCTCGTCCATACTGGTATTAGGAAAGCCTTGACCACAAAAAAGCTCGATGGCCGCTTCGAGTATTTGCAGACGTTTCTGCTCACTACGACTTAAATTTACATCTGGATTAACCGATTCCATGCACGGGCCTCTTTTAACAAGGTTTTTATATTTTAGACACATTTAATCACAAAGTAGACTAGACAGTCCAGTTTTTAGTAAATAGACTAGACAGTCTAGTTTAACTATTTTGTAACTCCAGATTAACCAAGGAAGCGTGTCAGGATGAGTATTTCAACAGCCGTCTCAAACTCGAGAGTTTCAATAAGCCTATTGTTTACCATTTTTCTTGCCGCTTGTCAGGGTGAAGTAACCCAACATGCGGCAGAACCAATAGTGCAAACAGTGACTACTGCCACATTAACCCTCTCACCCTCTTATCATCATACTCAAGAGTTTACCGGTACGATTAAGGCCGGCAATACCACAGGAATTGGATTCGAGTTAGCGGGGAAAATTAAACTCATTGCAGTAGACAGCGGCGACTCGGTTCAGCTCGGCCAATTACTGGCTCAGCTTGACACTCGACTGCTCGAAGCTGAGCGTGATGAGCTCAATGCCAGCGTGTTACAAAATAGCGCAGATTTGGATCTGGCAAAGAGTACCTTAAGCAGAAGCTTGGAGCTAAAAAAACAAGGGTATGCCTCGGAGCAGACACTCGATGAACTCAAAGGCCAGCTCAATAGCTTGATTGCAGCTCAGAAAAGACTCAAGGCTGCCGTATATGCTAATGCCCTGAGAATAGAAAAATCATCACTCCTCGCACCTTTCGATGGTGTGATAAGCAAAAGAAGCAGCAACTTAGGCGAAGTCATTAAGTTAGGAAGCGCCATCTTCACCTTAGTCGAGAACAACAACCCTCAAGCCATCGTCGGAGTACCGGTTAATGTGGCGCAACACATGAGTCCTAAACAAAAAATATCACTGCGGGTAGCGAATACCCATTATTGGGCTCATATCGAAGGCATCGGCGCCGAAGTTAATTCAGTGACCCGAACCGTACCGGTACGCCTTTCTTTACCGAAAGACTCAAAGGTACTCAATGGTGAGATAGCCTATTTGGCCTATGAGAAAGAGATCAATCAAGCGGGATTCTGGGTACCAATTTCGGCGCTGACCGATGGAGTTAGAGGACTTTGGAATCTGTATGTGCTGAGTTCAGATCGAAACCAAAATAATCGTGAGACCTTCAATATTGAGCGAAGGGACATAGAGATCCTCTATACCAAGAGTGAGATGGCCTTCATTCGAGGGGCGGTTCATGTAGATGAGGCTTATATTGATCGAGGCCTGCATAAGTTGGTGGTAGGACAAAGTGTCAAACCCACATCGACATCTGCCACGGCTGCGAGGTAAATAAGATGGTTAAAGCTTTAGTAGAGAATGGACGCTTAGCAAGCTTATTTATCGCCCTCTTGATTGTGGCTGGCTTAGGTGCAATATCCAGCTTGCCGCGAATGGAAGATCCCGATATTACCAACCGCTTTGCCTCGGTAATAACACAATATCCTGGGGCGTCAGCCGAGCGAGTCGAGGCCTTAGTTACCGAAGTATTGGAGAATCGCCTACGCAGGTTAGAAGAGCTGAAGTTGATCCAATCCACATCCAGGCCAGGCATTTCAGTTATTCAACTGGAACTTAAAGACAGTGTACAGGATACAGATCCAGTCTGGTCCAGGGCGAGAGATCTCATCGCCGATGCCAGGCAGGTTTTACCTGCGCCAGCACAAAATGCGCTTCTTGACGATCAAATTGGTTATGCCAGTACCGCCATTTTAGGACTGGTTTGGAAAGGCGGCGGTGAAATTCGTACCGATATGCTCAACCGTTACGCTAAGGAGTTACAGAGTAAACTTAGGCTGTTCAGCGGTACAGATTTCGTCAAGCTTTATGGTGCCCCTACTGAAGAGGTATTGGTACAACTCGATGGTAACAAGGTCAATCAGCTTAATCTCACGCCCGCATCCATAGCTAATATTCTCAGTAAGGCCGATACTAAAGTGTCTGCCGGAGAGATTAATAACAATAACTTCAGGGCCTTGATTGAAGTATCCGGTGAATTGGATTCACTCTCGAGGATCCGCCGAGTCCCGTTGAAAGTAGATGAACAGGGTCAGATTATCCGCTTAGGCGATATCGCGACCATCAAGAAGCAAGCTAAAACTCCGGAAAACTCCATAGCCCTAATAGAGCAAGAGCAGGGGGTGATGGTGGCGGCCCGCATGCTCAATAATACCCGGGTGGATCTCTGGTTGGCGAAAGTCAGAGTTGAAGTCGAAGCGATGCAGGCATCGGTTCCGGCCAATATCGAGATCCAATGGCTATTCGATCAAGAGGGTTATACCAGTGACAGACTCGGCGGGCTAGTAGGCAGCTTGCTCTTAGGTTTCCTCATTATTCTAGTGGTCTTGATGCTGACCTTAGGTTTACGCAATGCCCTCATCGTATCACTATCTCTGCCCCTTACCGCGCTATTTACCTTAACTTGCATGAAATACATAGGCCTGCCTATCCATCAGATGTCTGTTACCGGTCTGGTGGTTGCGCTGGGGATCATGGTTGATAATGCCATCGTCATCGTCGATGCCATCGCCCAGCGAAGACAGCAAGGTTTATCCAGAATCGAGGCGGTCAGTGCGACACTCAAGCATCTTTGGTTACCTCTGGCAGGTTCTACCATCACCACCATGCTCGCCTTCGCTCCTATCGTTCTTATGCCCGGTGCAGCTGGAGAGTTTGTCGGGGGCATTGCCATCTCAGTCATGTTTGCACTGCTGGGATCATACATCATCTCCCACACTCTAATAGCCGGTTTAGCGGGTCGTTTCGGTGTCGATGGGCATCAAGACAAATGGTATCAAAGAGGCATACAATTACCACAAGTTAGCAAGCTGTTTAGCGCTTCTCTGACCCTGGCACTCAAGCGCCCTCTTCTATCTGGCTTATTGATTGGTATCTTACCTATCACAGGCTTCATTGCTTCAGGCCAGATGACAGAGCAATTCTTCCCGCCGTCAGACCGGGATATGTTCCAAATTGAAGTCTATCTTCCCCCCCATTCGAGCGTGGCAAGCACGCGTCATCTCGTTGAACAAATGGATCGACAACTAAGAGACACATCGGGTGTGACCCGCATAGATTGGGTTATAGGCGGCAATACGCCTTCATTCTATTACAATCTGCTTCAACGCCAGCAAGGCGCGAGTAATTACGCTCAGGCTATGGTCAAAGTCGAGGATTTTGACACCGCTAATCGCCTCATACCTCAACTGCAACAATCTTTAGATCTCGCCAACCCAGAAGCACAGATTTTGGTCAGGAAGTTAGAGCAAGGGCCGCCCTTCAACGCCCCGGTGGAGCTTAGAGTATTTGGCCCCAACCTAGATCAACTCAGACTAATTGGCGATGAAGTTAGGCGCATCTTAAGCGATACCCCAGATGTAATACACACCCGGGCGACTTTGAGCGCTGGAGCACCCAAGGTATGGTTTCAGGTCAATGAAGATGCCAGCTTGATGAGTGGCCTCAACTTAACTGAGATAGCCGAGCAGATCCAAATGGCCACTACCGGTATCAATGGCGGTAGCATCTTAGAGCAAACAGAATCGATACCAGTGAGAGTCAGGCTACAAGACAGTACTCGGGAGCAGCAGACTAAACTTTCTGAGATCAACCTGGTATCCACATCTGGTGCAGGAATCCCCTTATCTGCCCTCGCCGAAAGCCAGATCCAAGTCAGCCGCGGCGCGATTCCTCGCCGAGATGGGCAGAGGGTCAATACTATAGAAGCTTATATTGTCAGCGGCGTGCTGCCTCAACAGGTACTCGATGATGCTAAGACGCGGATAGATGGACTTACCTTACCTGCTGGCTATCATATCGAAGTCGGTGGTGAGAGTGCTAAACGAAATGAGGCCGTAGGTAACCTTCTGTCTAATTTAGTGTTAGTCGTCACCTTGCTGCTAGCAACCGTTGTGTTGTCATTTAACTCATTTAGGCTAACGGCCATCATTTTATTCAGTGCGATGCAGTCGGCAGGGCTTGGTTTACTGGCTGTCTACTTGTTCGGTTACCCCTTTGGCTTCACCGTAATAATAGGTTTACTAGGCTTGATGGGGTTAGCCATCAATGCGGCTATCGTTATCCTGGCCGAACTTGAAGATCAAAGTGATTCCAGACAAGGCAATATAGACACCATAGTCAAGGTGGTATCTGGCTGTGGTCGTCATATCGGCTCCACGACAATCACGACCATAGGAGGCTTTCTGCCCTTAATTATTGCCGGTGGTGGATTTTGGCCCCCCTTCGCCATCGCGATTGCCGGTGGTACCTTGCTCACGACTTTGCTCTCGCTAATTTGGGTACCAACCATGTATAAACTAGTGATGAGGTCTGAAAAAGTAACTGACGCTAATAAACAAGATAAGGAGCTTATAGCCAGTCAAAGCTAACCGATACAAGAGACATCTGAGGAGCAGACAAATCTGCTCCTCAGATATATCTCCTGTTCCCCCAATAGCCTCCCCCCTCATATGGTCCCCGTTTAGCCTCTCTTCATACCTGCATTAATACTGATTGGTATAAAAAATGAAAATATAACCGAGATCACACCTATTCATGTCGCTTTTAGACCTATATCAATTCATTGATTGTTAATGTGATTTAGATTATGGGCACCATAATAAGAGTAGACCTCAACATGAATTATAAGAACTGGCCAATTGCGAAACAAATAGGGACATTAGCATTAATATTGACGGTAGTGGTATTCGGAATATTAAGTAGTATCTCCTACCTCACAGCCGCCAATGTGTTGGAAGAAAAAGGGATCAGTGCCATGCAAGCACAAATGCATGGCACTTCAGACTTGATAGAGCTGCAGTACAGTAACCTGCTTGCTCTGGCGAGACGTAACGCCGATGTTTTACGGGCCATGTACCCGGGCCAGTTTAGAAAACCAGATAAAACCGTTCGCGTATTAGGAAAAATTACACCTGCACTGGCCCACGAAAGAGAGCAGATAAATGCCTCTAAGAGTAAGGTCGACCGTTACTCTAATCTCACCGGAGGCAACGCCACTGTATTTGTCCTCGATGGTGATGATTTTTTGCGGATCTCGACTTCACTGAAGAAATCCGATGGTAAACGCGCCTTAGGTACGTATCTAGGCAAGAAGCATCCGGGATATTCACGCTTGATCAAGGGTGAAGAGTATGAAGGTTATGCCAAGTTATTTGGCAGAGACTATATGACAGTTTATCGCCCCATTAAAAATATCCAAGGCGAAGTCATAGGTATTTTATATATAGGTTTCGACATCACAGAGTCATT is a genomic window of Shewanella psychrophila containing:
- a CDS encoding TetR/AcrR family transcriptional regulator, giving the protein MESVNPDVNLSRSEQKRLQILEAAIELFCGQGFPNTSMDEVAKLAGVSKQTVYSHFGSKDELFVASIESRCVVQRLAEDVFTDPSQPELALSCFAEYFGELIVSPEALTVFTTCVAQSETHPGISALFFDAGPQHLLSLLTGYFEDVQKLGVYQFDDCRSCAVRLCLMMYGEMRLKLELGLNADNLVEGRVSYLTGCISMFLRAYRSDHQ
- a CDS encoding efflux RND transporter periplasmic adaptor subunit; amino-acid sequence: MSISTAVSNSRVSISLLFTIFLAACQGEVTQHAAEPIVQTVTTATLTLSPSYHHTQEFTGTIKAGNTTGIGFELAGKIKLIAVDSGDSVQLGQLLAQLDTRLLEAERDELNASVLQNSADLDLAKSTLSRSLELKKQGYASEQTLDELKGQLNSLIAAQKRLKAAVYANALRIEKSSLLAPFDGVISKRSSNLGEVIKLGSAIFTLVENNNPQAIVGVPVNVAQHMSPKQKISLRVANTHYWAHIEGIGAEVNSVTRTVPVRLSLPKDSKVLNGEIAYLAYEKEINQAGFWVPISALTDGVRGLWNLYVLSSDRNQNNRETFNIERRDIEILYTKSEMAFIRGAVHVDEAYIDRGLHKLVVGQSVKPTSTSATAAR
- a CDS encoding efflux RND transporter permease subunit — translated: MVKALVENGRLASLFIALLIVAGLGAISSLPRMEDPDITNRFASVITQYPGASAERVEALVTEVLENRLRRLEELKLIQSTSRPGISVIQLELKDSVQDTDPVWSRARDLIADARQVLPAPAQNALLDDQIGYASTAILGLVWKGGGEIRTDMLNRYAKELQSKLRLFSGTDFVKLYGAPTEEVLVQLDGNKVNQLNLTPASIANILSKADTKVSAGEINNNNFRALIEVSGELDSLSRIRRVPLKVDEQGQIIRLGDIATIKKQAKTPENSIALIEQEQGVMVAARMLNNTRVDLWLAKVRVEVEAMQASVPANIEIQWLFDQEGYTSDRLGGLVGSLLLGFLIILVVLMLTLGLRNALIVSLSLPLTALFTLTCMKYIGLPIHQMSVTGLVVALGIMVDNAIVIVDAIAQRRQQGLSRIEAVSATLKHLWLPLAGSTITTMLAFAPIVLMPGAAGEFVGGIAISVMFALLGSYIISHTLIAGLAGRFGVDGHQDKWYQRGIQLPQVSKLFSASLTLALKRPLLSGLLIGILPITGFIASGQMTEQFFPPSDRDMFQIEVYLPPHSSVASTRHLVEQMDRQLRDTSGVTRIDWVIGGNTPSFYYNLLQRQQGASNYAQAMVKVEDFDTANRLIPQLQQSLDLANPEAQILVRKLEQGPPFNAPVELRVFGPNLDQLRLIGDEVRRILSDTPDVIHTRATLSAGAPKVWFQVNEDASLMSGLNLTEIAEQIQMATTGINGGSILEQTESIPVRVRLQDSTREQQTKLSEINLVSTSGAGIPLSALAESQIQVSRGAIPRRDGQRVNTIEAYIVSGVLPQQVLDDAKTRIDGLTLPAGYHIEVGGESAKRNEAVGNLLSNLVLVVTLLLATVVLSFNSFRLTAIILFSAMQSAGLGLLAVYLFGYPFGFTVIIGLLGLMGLAINAAIVILAELEDQSDSRQGNIDTIVKVVSGCGRHIGSTTITTIGGFLPLIIAGGGFWPPFAIAIAGGTLLTTLLSLIWVPTMYKLVMRSEKVTDANKQDKELIASQS